GTCTCCGATCTTCAGGCCAGCGGCTCGCTTGGTTTTGCCTCGATAGAGCTCTTAGACTACTTTAAGAATAAGCAGCCAGATGCGGAGCTGCTACTGGTAGTTGGGGCCGAGCTGCTTAGGGACCTTGCGGGATGGGTAGAGGCCGAACGGCTTAAGCTTGAGGCGCACCTTCTTATAGTAGGGCGGCCGAGCGTTAAATCCTCTGCGCCGGAGCTGCAAGCAGAGTGGCAAACAGAGTGGCGATCTACGGTGCTCTCTGCCCCATACAAGGCTCAGGTGCTAGTGTCGAGCACAACCCTTAGGGAGCTAATACGAAGCGGGGCGCGCTGTGCTGGGCTAATGCCTAAATCGGTCTACGACTACTGCATTAAACATGCAGTTTATAGAGCATTTTAATATGAAGGATTTATCCTATGCAATCACTACCAACTATTCCGCAAATAACTCCAAGAGAGCTCAAGGCCAGACTCGATGCAGGTGACGCTCTCTTTCTGCTCGATGTGCGCGAGCTGCAGGAGCGCGAGATCTCTCATATTGGGGGCGAATTTATCCCGAAGGACACCGTAGTTCAGAACCTCGAGCGCATTCCACGCGACAGGGAGGTTATCGTCTACTGTCGAAGTGGGGGACGCAGTCAGTGGGTGGCGCAGGAGCTTAAGGGCAAGCACGGCTTTGAGCGGGTGCTAAACCTGTCCGGGGGCATGTTGGGGTGGGCTAAAGAGGTCGATGGCTCCGTTCGAGTGGGGTGAGCGGCATAGCCCAGACCAGGACACCAACAT
This region of Pseudomonadota bacterium genomic DNA includes:
- a CDS encoding rhodanese-like domain-containing protein; the protein is MQSLPTIPQITPRELKARLDAGDALFLLDVRELQEREISHIGGEFIPKDTVVQNLERIPRDREVIVYCRSGGRSQWVAQELKGKHGFERVLNLSGGMLGWAKEVDGSVRVG
- the nadD gene encoding nicotinate (nicotinamide) nucleotide adenylyltransferase — translated: MSSAAGGRRRLALYGGAFDPIHNGHLATIALILNSGAADEVLVIPSGDRPDKPNTIAAQHRMELSRLAITEAFGSDSAITVSDLQASGSLGFASIELLDYFKNKQPDAELLLVVGAELLRDLAGWVEAERLKLEAHLLIVGRPSVKSSAPELQAEWQTEWRSTVLSAPYKAQVLVSSTTLRELIRSGARCAGLMPKSVYDYCIKHAVYRAF